A single Eubalaena glacialis isolate mEubGla1 chromosome 18, mEubGla1.1.hap2.+ XY, whole genome shotgun sequence DNA region contains:
- the LOC133077666 gene encoding uncharacterized protein LOC133077666 — translation MPPPHERTLPLNFLPCEPPEEKLIGEPSPRLGRVLGLHHLPPRSGFGSTWRLATSSSHQCGGSGSKMSTDTDSEIRDVSNVRRGRLAHPPYFPPSPSVLSLLPRPYPAHSPELKPALQLREQKHLDPQRYPACLGLATSFGSHWRRRQPSTGGSLPSDQAGADNRLGCPGFPGQAPPAAPVPLEEARAPILQCVQHMDGSKDK, via the exons ATGCCTCCGCCTCACGAACGAACCCTACCTTTAAACTTCCTGCCTTGTGAGCCCCCAGAGGAGAAGTTGATTGGTGAGCCAAGCCCTCGACTCGGGCGTGTGCT TGGACTCCATCACCTCCCACCTAGATCCGGATTTGGGTCCACTTGGCGTCTCGCCACCAGTTCCAGCCATCAGTGTGGGGGCAGTGGTTCGAAGATGTCGACAGACACAGACTCTGAGATCCGGGACGTCAGTAACGTGAGGAGAGGAAGGCTGGCGCACCCTCCGTACTTCCCGCCAtctccctctgttctctctctccttccccgtcCCTACCCAGCTCACTCACCGGAGTTGAAGCCAGCCCTCCAACTGCGTGAGC AAAAGC ATTTGGATCCACAGAGGTACCCGGCGTGCCTTGGTCTGGCCACCAGCTTCGGCAGCCACTGGCGGAGACG CCAGCCTTCTACTGGTGGAAGCCTGCCCTCCGACCAGGCGGGCGCGGACAATCGCCTTGGTTGCCCCGGGTTTCCC GGGCAGGCGCCGCCGGCGGCCCCCGTGCCTTTGGAAGAAGCCCGGGCCCCCATCCTCCAGTGCGTCCAGCACATGGATGGAAGCAAGGATAAATGA